The following DNA comes from Cucumis sativus cultivar 9930 chromosome 7, Cucumber_9930_V3, whole genome shotgun sequence.
ttttctattatttttttcttttcttggtaTTTTCcatttatgtatttgtttgaggactatttattctccccttatttattcaataatatagaaattttACACAAATACATGACCACATTCGAAATGAATCAAACTTCCAACCAGTTGAACAGCACTGTATCCAATTccttcaattaatttaactcAGAAAACTTACCTCCAGCTCAAAATCCTTTTCACTGCATTGAGTCATTAATCTTGTAACGGTCTGCAACCatacaaaagtaaaataataatataaagaattctaattttaaaaataataaaaaataaaaagtcaagACAATTGAAGGTAAGTCAATGAGCTCCAGGAAGTAGCACCTGCTGTATTTCAGCCATCGATGCACTTGAAATCGAAGACTCGCCACCCTCAGAAATTCGTTTTTCCAAAGCCATCATTTGcatcttcttttcttgaatttcCTGTTCTAAATTCTGGATCTGGACAAAGGAACAGAGATGATTAAATTATTGGCTCAAAAACCTTACGTTAACTTATGGAGACAAATAAGGTACAGCAGAGAGAAAAATCATGACAAACTATACTTGAACTTTAGAACCATCAGGGTCATCAACAGACTGCTCCACCAAGCGTTTCAGTGTGCTAGTTTTAAACGCAATCTCTCCAGCAAGCATCTTAACTTGCTCACCCAGCAGATCCATCTGATCTGACAATGTCATCTCGTCCTACAGTTGCAATATAAACAGTCATTTTAATATGCATAGCTCATAGTGctaagaaacagaaaaaaaccTTCCTAAAGAAACTGTAatcaagataaaaaaaataaaagataaatagaTGTAACAGATCACAGAGTCTACGGCAGCAATAATTTCACTCACGTTAGTTGATCCAATGACCGCACTATCAGCTGGTAAAGGTTCACCGTTAAGCTGAGAAGAGACATCAGAGTGTACAATAGAGGATGGATCATTGTGATTCTCACTTTCGGAATGCAATCCTTGGGAGACCTCGGccttctaaaaaagaaaattgaaaaaatgagcAACAGATTTATTGTTCTCCAACTAGTAAGAACTGCAAAAGTTCAGTCACGcagaaatataaaaagagagGCCacttgacaaaaaaaatcagtTATGTAACGGGAGTTAGTATTTGCTCCTTCGCTATTAGATGTATACATTGCCAGAAAACTAATTGGCTGAACACTGTTTTATTCTACACGAGTAACACAACTAATGATGTGCATCGAAAtcttatcaaaataaaagcaGATGATGACGACATGATGATAAAAACTGTTGTTGCAAAAAATGTATGGAGGAAGAACAACCACAGAACCCTTCGTTCCTGTCACTAACAGTAAAATGGTTCATGTGCACAACAAGGCAACCTAATATATAACTCTACTgatcctctctctctttctctcatttcTAGGCTTCTCTATTATTCTCaatgtataactctcttgtactttgagtttattaataatattgaagcttgtctccttttcaaaaaacaaaaagatgagAGTGCTCATCTTGGATCTTCTAAGCACTGAATTTTTAAGTCTTCACATTCGTGATGGCAATCAGAAAATCCATCTGATTAACCTAAAAGTGAATGTGCAAGCGTATATTGAAGAAAGCTTATAAAGACAACTTACATCATCAAAAGAAGATTTGTTTCTTTGATGACTAGGAACATCACTCAAACATCCAGGAATAGAATTCTTAGAAGAGACAAGTATGAGTTTCGTCAGCCTCTGAATCCTACTCATGAGAGCAACCttagcttcttcttcctcctctaaTCTTGACTGCATTTTTACTTGACCTTCTTCCAACTATTTGATCACACGAGAAATGACATAGTGAAATAGTATTCTGGAATAGTAATTGAGGCACCAAACATGACcgtagaaaacaaaaacctgTTGCCTCAAATTCATTATCTCTTCGTGATTAACACCAGCAAGCATCCCCCTCTTCAACTGATCAAGTTCTTGCTTGAGGGTTGAAATTTCTCTCTGGTACTTCTTTATCAAAGATTTCTCATCAATTATCTGGACACACAATAAAGATTTAAGAAAAGTGTTAAAGCCCATGTGAGCATTAGACATTTTCCTTCAACTTCACATCGAATAGAAACTTCATTTAACCTTATTGCGTGAGGCATAGATTTCAACTCGTTTCGCCCTGCTAGCAAACTTCAATGTATTGTGAGTTTCCTCCATGTTACTGGATGCAGGAGTTACTGTGCAAATAAGCTGGAGATAATTTGaatgttaaaaaaaggaagttgGCAAAATTTTACTGCACAAGCATTCATAATAGGTAAAAGGGAAAGCAgattgataaagaaaaatatttatcaattagTTCCATTTATGAGAAGCATggactacaaaaaaaaagtaaactgTTTCTAAATCAATTACTCACTGAAACGTGTCCATGCCCACTGAGTGAAGATTGTAGAAGACGGGTAAGCTTAGAGTCTCGATAAGGAACATGGGACGCCTTTCCCTCGCTTAATTTCCCAATAACCTTCACAGTGcaaccaaatatataaataacttCCATCTTGAGGTATCCCCTACATAAGGGAAACCAATATCACAGAAGTACGAACATTCTcatgaaatatatgaaaattaaacttatttacaGGCGTTCCAATATCTACTGCAATAAATGGattgatgaaatattttagatttaaacaCAACAGGCACTTGAAATCACAAGGATAAGGAATAATGAAGCAAAACTTGGTTTACTAAATCAGGATCAGCATGATAAAAAATCCTAATTGTACTGTTATATTTGTTAGGGAAAGAGCGCAAGAACATTTaatcaacaaagaaaaaccctAAGAAAAGACACCTACTGTTCCAAGAGTCAAAAGGCTTTTGTTTATATAGGCGCCTTCCTTTCTCCTCAGTCCAGTAGTTTCAGTCTTTGAGCTCTCGGACCCAgctaaatcaatcaaattctGTTGCATGGAGTTAACATGAGATTGACACATTAAAGTTTAATGGCCTTACATATcataatgaaatagaattgaTCGTACAACTTACAAGTTGAGAGAAGATGACACCGTCATACTCATCACCACGTGCACTACTTTCAATCATCTGCAAGAGCATACTGCACTCTTAGTTTAGAGAGGCAGAAAGATGAGGAAGAGTGAACTAATGATTCCTAGCACACAAATACGTTTGTCAAGAGTGGGGGAAAGGAGCCCAAATTTCCCACAGAGCTACCACAGCAGGGGATAAGTTTGTCAGTTCATAGGTTTTTAATGCACTTTGAACAAGTTTCTAATTGGTATCATAAAGAAGTGAGGTCTAGTTGCAGAAAGCAAATTATATCATGGAAAACAATACTCAGtctaaaatagaatatagAACATAGCCAAGAAATGAATTGAAGAGCAAGCAATCGGATTCTCCACCAACAAGgaaatctttaattttaccAGCGTAAAGATGGTGTGACTCCGGCTACtaaaaagattgaaattgTTTGATCCAACGTGACGATGCTCTGCCATTTAAGAACCCTCCATTTATACACATAAAAGGACACAATGAGAAGAGAAATACGGAAGCAGAAGTTATCAGTTAATACCTTCTCCAGCGGCTATAAATGATAAAGCATGTCCCGGGGACAAAACTACTTCTTCCTTTATACCTTCAACATAAGTGCCCTAGTTGATGACAACAGCATCAAATATACAAttatactaaaacaaaaacagtttGCAGGGTGAGGACTATAAGGACaagttaaaaaggaaaaaagggcACCTGTGCATCTTCCCTAACACGCAAATTCTGACCTGTTGGATCCAGCAAATCATTTATCACCTGGTAccaagaatgaaaaatgatcaCGAGTCGAATAACTTTGAAGATTGGAATGTATTATTTAGCACTTTGCGCCTGATTGTTTAGCATGCCAACAATTGTACTCTTCATATAAAAACAAGATATCCTTTGACTCTCAACAATGTAGAACAGAAACTGAATTTACAATCACCAACAGAACTCGTAGTAAGTctacaagaaaataacaatttggAAATGATTGATCACTGAAGCTCTAAAACTTCTCAGAATGGAATTACTTACTTCATTGTATATTTCCAGGTAGGATACACGGAGCAAGAATTCCCTTCCAGGAGACTAcacagaaaaaacaaacactcGTCTATATGGATGAACACTCACAATAAAAATAgtcttctaaaattttcaacagataaatcaaatttgatagCAGCCAGAAGCAAGGACGAAAAATAAGCTAATAAGGAAAAAGATAACTGTAAAGCAGAAGTCATGCCGTGCACAGAATTTTCATACATAGCATCCTTTTCTTGGTAGTTCATGTGAATAGCAAAAATCACTTCTTAAATATCGATAattgtttaatattatataataatatgaatttattCAATGTAAAGGCATCTTTACCTCTTTAAAGAGGCTTAGGTTTGAACATTCACCACAAATTTGCGATGCAATATCCTCAAAAGATTATATAgcgaaaaaaaattcattacccaaaagaagaacaataattcaacaatttatttgattgttaccttaaataatattgaataaaatagtaattctGCACGTTCATTAACCAAACATCATAGCGGgcctcaaattttatttagcgcgattcaataattattttaacattattCAGGAGTCTAATAGTAGCAAACAGAACCCTTAAGAACAAAATCAAAGGCTTACTTGAACAGATGTACGCCAAAGCTAACCCTCTCCACCAAAGTAAACATAAGAAGTTTTGGAAAGGACTCGTCCCACATTGCCCCCTCCTTCTATGgattttcatgtttaaaacgtgcaagatttaaataaagagTAACAAGAAACATATGTATTTGGCATAcgccttttttgtttttccaattTCCTCTCTGAAAAACTGCTTTAACAAAGTATGGAGCTCTTTAAGACCTGAGTAAACCTCAATCATGGATGAGTCATGACAACAAGCCATTACGTGCCTACTACCCATTGTCTATTACAATAAGCTCGTTTTGGCTACCAAGTAGGTATCACCAATAGATACAGGTGTTGAACTACATAAGAATCATAgaatgtgaaaagaaaaattgtgcTCGAGAGGCAAAGCAAGCCAACATCTCTTAAAGACAAAATAATGGTATTGGTTATGTACCAGAGTACAGAaggaataattacaaaaactaGAACATCgacaaaaagaataattagaaCTCATACGATGTTAAGCATCTTAATAAACAGCAGGAAGTTAGGAACTGCACTCAAGATATCAATTGGCAAGAGTTGTGTAAAGAAATTATCAAGAAATTAGCGAACCAAATTAGGAAGATGTCAATAAGACAAATAACTGGAGAACTGCTTCGATGTCTCACTTTAAACTTATGCCAGGACACTTACATCTTGGATGATGCTGAAAACATCTTTTATAGCCAGTGGTATGATACCTGGAGAGTTTTGATCTCCCTGTGaattatttagagaaacaaaTCAATAACATTACTCAATAATGCAAAATAAGATCAACCTACAATTGAGGGAGGTAGAGAAGTATAAAAAGGGATAACACGGTGAAAACTACCATGGAAGAAAAGGCAGATATGAAGTAGAGAAAGAGCAAATCGTTGAATCATCACATAACAATGTCAGGTTGGCTATCAAGCAAACTAGCATGTCTCTCAACCAAACTCATTACTCTCTGCTAATCAAGTTTCAGATCTAACACCAACCTCTAATAATTCCAAAATGAAATAGATATGGCTTtactgaaaaaataaattaactagtggattcattatttttcaatagcAACGTCAAATAGTGCTGCTACTCACTTTTAAAAGTCCCATTCCATAGTTTTCAGCTGAATATATAAAAGGGAAACCCCGATAAGCGATATCTTAGTCATGGCCCTCAAAAGGTAAGCAGAAGCGATGATTAACAGTAGATGACCAAGAACTAGGTGGcgtaaaaattaaatgaaaaaatcgaTTCAACAAGAAATCAGAGCTTGTCATCCCTCTGTCCACTTGACTATAAGAAAGTTTATCCCCACACGATCAGTGTGTTAGGTTTCTAGCATGccaataaaaaaacaactcaatGAAGAATatccaaaatcaaattcaagaaGTAAAGTTTGCAAAGATTTACAAGTCCAAATCACAAGAACAcataataattcaaacttttaacaGGATATTAACGGTTAACAAAGCTGTTAGTGTAGTTAAAACCACATATTGGCGATACACAGACTCGTGAGTGATTGATGTGTTTAAGCAAATCAGATTTAATaatttgactattttgttTAGACGCCATTCAAGTACAACTCCCAAAAAGGATTAAACATATGAACAAAACGTTACTGTATCATACATACATGCATAGTGTGTGTCTTCCCACTGCTTGTCACACCGTAAGCAAATACAGTTCCTGCATATCAAAAAACAGCAGCTAAGATCTCTCTATAGTTAGAAATAATGAAGTTTTCTTCCAAGATATCCAGCAGTAGCAAGTTTAGTCTAGTATTTCCTTCTTTGTCTTATATAAAAGCTTCAACAACTCTACAAGTAACTATGTTGTTTAGTTCAAAGAACGTCTGGCTCAATGAAATCTAGAAAGTGATTCGCACCATTAACACCCTCCATAGCTGACTTAACCACTGGTTTAGCTGCCACTTCATACACCTCCGGTGAAATCGTATCTGGTCCAAACACCCTATCTGCCACAAACCATCCTCAAGATGTTATAATCACGAAACACATAGATTACCGCTACCTTAATCCAAAACAGCATTCCGGCCCTCACAGTAGCACACAAGTTCAAATTCgaaaaatacaaactaaaaaatgagTACCAAATCCATAGGCCGTGGCTGGATTATACTCATTGCGCACGATCTTATCCCCGTCCGCATACCAAGCAATCTCATCCCCTTTCAGAAATTCCCTCTCGCTGCAATCATAATCCCAGACCAAAACTCAAATCAATCGCAAAATCATCAACACTAAAATCAATCACGGATCTGATTTAACGCCCTCCGATCTCTCCACTTACCTCAAGGGCCGAAACCGAATCGTGACCGAAATGCTATCCCCATTCCTCAGCTCATCCACAGGCTCAGCAATCAAATCATCAGAAATAAACCCAACCGGCGAACAATCACCACCATAACCTCCACCTCCATATTGCATTGAATCCGAACCCCCTCGACCAGGTACCATCGATCTAGAACCACATCCACCACTGTTTCCATAATGCGAAGACGCTGAAGTCGAACAAGATCGAGGAATCATCTTCCCGTTGGTGAAAGAACTCGGCGATGGACTCGAAcagtaagaagaagaagtagatTTTCGGTTAGAATACGGTGAACTACTATGCGTTCGGGACGATGACGCCATAGACTGAATCCAACAAGTCAGTGAGGACGAATCTGATAGCACAAAAtgtaaatcaaatcaaattgaaaaaagatcaaaaaaaaaaaaacaaaacaaaagaacaagaatAAGAATCAGAAGGaagccaaaaaagaaaaaaaggaaatgtgTCAGAGAACTCACATGGTTACAGAAGCAAAAGGGAAGAACATTGAGAATTTGTTtgtgcttcttcttcttcttcttcttcttcttcttcttcttccttttctgtAAGGTAATAATTCGGTTCAAGGCTTTAAGCTAAGTCCCATGGAAGGAAGACTTTAGAGATTGTTTCGTCTTCTTTAAGACAAAGAAGAGCTGCAGGGGCATAACatagatagagagagagagagagaaatgataatttttataatttgaattttgttcattttgaattaatagtatttttgtgtaatatatttaatgGAAAGTGACGTGGCAGAAGGGTGGGGGTGGCTTTTAAAATTGGGAAGAGGAAAAAgactttgaaaaaataaacctgGAAATTAGCGGGAATAACACTGCCCATTCGCCATTGGGTCCAACCATACGCTACACTACGCACACTCTAACCTTTCACTAATTACAACTTACGTCAAAATATCACTTTCCACTCCTCAACTTTTCTACAATTAATTCATCATTTTACTCCCTACCTTTTCATTCCTCTCAATTTCTTAAATACATGTTTCTAAATATACCCAAATCATcctttttaccaaaattttgttaattatatgCTACATATCCATTTAATCTCGTTCAcgacaaataaattttgttatattggtaaatattttttaacaatattattttttaaatttataactataatttcaatttttttattcatttgagTTTGTATATATTCTaatgtttatatttagttcatttaaatataaaatctaatgTAGAAAgtatagagattaaaataaatatttgatagtaATAAAGCGGTACTTATTCTCatgtataaataaacaaattagtataaaaaaaattagttttcaaactaaacaatttaattaaaagtatttggtccattttatttttttgaattatgtttggtcttaaattttcaataatgcTTTTTCAcaattctattaaaaaaacacacaaacttcaactaaaatataaaacaaaaataagtttctTTATTCGTTATtctgtataaaaaaaattgtaaacctaatttttttataaatctaACGTTTATTAAATTGACTATAAAAATGTTCTAAACCCTTCAAAAGTTGAAGTATTAAAGagaggaaaacaaaagttagagactaaattaacaaattaacattttctaaatttagtttttttttaagttagtTTCTTTTCCTATAAACGATagtatttaaattgaaaatattaagatatatataacaacatttttaaaaaattataaatataatagaatatGTAGAAGTTGTGactataaaaatttatgagcAACAGAAGTACTctatacttaattatataatttgttatatttaaaaaagaaatactctatacttaattattatttataatattgtcaTCGATTTATAATTAaccttaaaaatatatattattgatccAATCCCTAATGGCTGATTGTTTGCCTTTGAGTTTGTGttcttaattattctttaatccatatttgagttttttcttcctctctaaattaattttataaacgtcattttaattttcaccagtaatttttaatgtattattattcACTTAAAACGAGTCAAAGCttctaaaacttaaaagaaatatagttttttataattttagtaataaacgacgattcatttcttttccttttttaatatttttacatcttttatgattatttttctatcttttaactataatggttgaatttttatttttattccagcttaaaaaatgaatacaattttataaactttcttctttttagttttcaaatttggaattaatttttaatttaaataaacaaaaacaaaatgatgatCACATGAGTGGGGATGATGTGTTGAGAAGAGacatgaattttaaaaataaaagttaaaatggaATTGTAATTAAATGAGTTGTTTATTATCggtatttaaatatatttaaacgtaatcaaatattaaaaaaattaaattatcgtaattaacaagaaataaaatcatttacaaaatatagaaaaaaaaaaaaaacatatgtgTCAATTATTACTATAAAGTTTTATGTAAGGGgatatatattaacattttgtaaatatcaatgtcaaaatttaggtCGGACAAACATTGGTTAATTCGTTTGTAGAGAAAGAATGAGAATCatgtcaaataataataatgtgattTTACATCAGTGTGGCAAATGATACGTCCACTCTAATGCTCAACTGagtaattaatcatattaggaataaatattaaactaaaacacTCGGATTTCACTTATCTTTCAAGAGACCTCATTGATCTATTTATATGCGTCCAAATGTTGATTCAAGATGAATTATAGCAATTGAGATACTTCTTAGACTATTCCATTAGACTCGACGTTGGTCGAGGAGCTCAAAATGAAGTTTGACTAATTTCTCCCTCTCTCGTCAATCTAATCAATAATAATGTGAATGAAATAGTTTCGTATTTCGTTCACCAGACTTTACCTGGAATAGACCCTAACcaattccttctcttttcctaaATCATACGGAATCGTTTGAACACTTGTAATTACATTATAATGCATTGCAATACAATCCAAAACTCATGTTTAGACTGAACATTTTGAgtcataattatattaataaactcATTTCATTTCgacaattttcaattaaactatattttccatcattttcactttttacaatttcgtTTTTGTTTCGATCTCAATTTTACGTGCATTCCAACACTTCTCTCGTTTTCAGTCATTTTGATTGCATTCAAACTCCCAAAAATTTTCTACACGTTGTTTTAAGCTCTAACAATTATTCTTGAATCAATTTAATTCATGCCAATccttttacaataattttcccCATTCATCCAAAACTATCTTTCACATACAATAAATACATGGGATTTTTCTTACAAACTAAGTCCCACCATTATCCTAATTCTGGAATTTCCAATACAAACGAGgagtttataaattaaagattaatattacaagttataaaatacataaagtttttcaatccaaaattgttgtttgatttaaaagaaaaaagaaaaaaaagaaactttttctctttattgaAATGGAATATAAGCATACAAGGAAGAgtgagggagagagagagaggaacgGCGGAGAGTATCGCAGTTGGCACTACCATGTGACTGTGGGGGACAGCCACCGCGTACTTTACACGTAGGACATGTAGGGGCAGATGTAACGTGACTTGTACCACCATGCTCCACATCCCCACGTGGGGGTTACTTTCGTCTTTTTAAACCCTTTTCCGATGCCTTCTTTTTCACGCGCCGCCCATTTGTATTCTCATTTCCGACGTGCTCCCACGACCAGGAcataattgtaattttaaattagtttttctttttcttttcttttttttataagtattttaaaaaatcaattccacCCAATTCAATTGGTTGCCACCCAAAATGTTTCCTACATTACACTTCTTCTACTTCAACTACCCAATCTTAGAgtttttgatttgatttgatttatttattttcatcctAATCTTTTGATGTAATTGGTTAAATTgacattaaattattgtttttggaaaCAACCTTATTAAAGCTCTACTTCCATAAACGATTTTGTTTATCGTTTTCCTtccttttgttatattatgcCGACTAAGTATATAGGTTGAACTTTAGGTTGTAGGACATTATTCTTTCAATTCTTTAGGGTTTGattaactttctatttttcttttctttttaaatatgttggGTTAATAGAACAAGTAAAAATATGGTATTGAAATAAACCGTAAATGTTTGATATCAATTCAGGTGCGTTcgtttagaaaatatttctattaacgatttatcaaaattatattttataaactagTTGCTTGAGACTCTTACCgttgaacattttttattagataacAACTACCTAGCTCAATATTGAATGTCATTACGTTAGTGTTCTTTGTAACTAAAGATTTGGAATTGATAAGGTTATTGGAGCATAACGCAGTCggtttaaacaaattaatgttattattgaaaagatcaaatattttaatcactCAACTTCCACGAcctaaaagtaaataaataattgaacatATTTGACTACTTATTAGGTAAATGAGTAAAAGAGATTgtgatatcaatttttttctaagtaATATAGGTTAACTTAAGTAGGATGCCTTAACTAAAACTAcacaaagttcaaaattatgaatgCTTAACCATTAGTTTTTAGTTGGTAGTATGAGTTAATAGTATGCCTCTTATTTAAGATTACTAGTTATGAAACTCGTATATTGCACATGAAATATTGTAGTTCTggtttttttaacataatgTGATACTTTTTAGTCTAATGTTAAcatgtaaatatatatctacTATCTCAAATATAATAGTGTTTCATCAACATCAATTGCTGTCTTTCAAACCGACACACCTACGTCACTGGACGAGAAGAGTAATATGAGAATTCATATAAGATGTAGGAGTAAATTGAGTATGTACAGATCCTCCCTatataatctatttttatacagcatatatatatcaaacgtTTAACTTAACTACAcctaagaaagaaaacaaaacaaaaaatcatatatatatatatatgagaaacgaatttattgattaatatgaATTGTTAAAAGGGAAAGGTGTTTTAAGCACTCTATGGTGGGATTAGGAAGGGTCACCTGAAAATGGACAAAGAAAATTGGTAAAAATGTTTGGTTGTGGGGAAATCAAAGATGGGTTTGTTTTAACTAACCAACAACCCCCCCTATTTCAAATTAACACTTTATTGGGATAACCATTatgtgtatttcttttttcttatttgaaaaagGGGATAACCTTACcttcattttatttacatctttattttctttttcaatttttcaatttttcaaataccctattactattattattgttacgATACTTAAACTtcaatatctattttttttgaCCTATttcattaaagtttttttttttttacttcacatttaacataaaattgagGAATAAATTCAATGAATTATCAATAATGAACACATGTAATCCACGTGAAAATGTCGAACGatctaaagaaaaagaatgtaaatacATAATGAAAGCATAGACAACAACAGTTCCATATGTAACCATCTCTAGTTATTTGGATATTTGCAACTCATTAATATCAGTTGTGTCTGGTAAACTCAACAAATACATTTGTTCGATAATCATATCCTTTACCTTAAAGAGTTGTATTTTGTCGATATCAATTGTATCTATTAGATTCAACGAAAATTAATACCTATTTagataagaataaaatataaacttattagaagaggaaacaaaatattattatcctatattttctcctttaattatattataaacaatGGATAGATTATAgatacatttttcaaatagagTAAGATATgtggagagagaaaataaaagtatatctATGAACCAACTTCATTATCTCCACTCCATGGGGAATAGGTATGAGGATTTGAAAaccaatttctaaaatatataaaagaaaagtcatGGACTAATCtataacataatttaaaatacaacattttgaatacaatatatatatatatatatatatatatatatatatatatatatatatatataaagatctATTTATTGTTTACGTGACACTTATCTAATGTCATTTTGTTGTtaagaaattgtttttattaaatttggataaataataacgataaaaataattttagtataaaagtataaaggcaaaaataaaatacttattGAATGTatggaaatttatttatttcgatgcaaaactaaaaaataaagaataataaaagaacACACGaacaaaaaagggaaattgcaattgataaccatttcaacaataataattaaggatagcaaaactatcacttaTAGACTtatatcgctgatagacttcgtatggtctatcagtgatgatagactaatattttcaacatggtctatcggtggtaaatttataatttgacaaattttctatacttgcaaattttttaaaatgttgctatatacttaatttttttgaatctAATcgctaaattt
Coding sequences within:
- the LOC101212819 gene encoding kinesin-like protein KIN-7D, mitochondrial isoform X1, translating into MASSSRTHSSSPYSNRKSTSSSYCSSPSPSSFTNGKMIPRSCSTSASSHYGNSGGCGSRSMVPGRGGSDSMQYGGGGYGGDCSPVGFISDDLIAEPVDELRNGDSISVTIRFRPLSEREFLKGDEIAWYADGDKIVRNEYNPATAYGFDRVFGPDTISPEVYEVAAKPVVKSAMEGVNGTVFAYGVTSSGKTHTMHGDQNSPGIIPLAIKDVFSIIQDSPGREFLLRVSYLEIYNEVINDLLDPTGQNLRVREDAQGTYVEGIKEEVVLSPGHALSFIAAGEEHRHVGSNNFNLFSSRSHTIFTLMIESSARGDEYDGVIFSQLNLIDLAGSESSKTETTGLRRKEGAYINKSLLTLGTVIGKLSEGKASHVPYRDSKLTRLLQSSLSGHGHVSLICTVTPASSNMEETHNTLKFASRAKRVEIYASRNKIIDEKSLIKKYQREISTLKQELDQLKRGMLAGVNHEEIMNLRQQLEEGQVKMQSRLEEEEEAKVALMSRIQRLTKLILVSSKNSIPGCLSDVPSHQRNKSSFDDKAEVSQGLHSESENHNDPSSIVHSDVSSQLNGEPLPADSAVIGSTNDEMTLSDQMDLLGEQVKMLAGEIAFKTSTLKRLVEQSVDDPDGSKVQIQNLEQEIQEKKMQMMALEKRISEGGESSISSASMAEIQQTVTRLMTQCSEKDFELEIKTADNRVLQEQLQNKCAENRELQDKVELLEHQLASVTSNKLTCSPENCCQEKYIEEFKKKIQSQEIENEKLKLESVHFSEEISGLHVQNQKLAEEASYAKELASAAAVELKNLAAEVTKLSLQNAKLEKELISTRELAHSKTTQNNHNGNRKYNDFSRPGRKGRLSGWSNDVSAATSGDFESWNLDPDDLKMELHARKQREEALEAVLAEKEILEDDYRKKMEEAKKREAALENDLANMWVLVAKLKKEGGGGAISDVKTDARQNSETENVIDTKTDDNETVTIFKEDADPVDDPKKPEETREEEPLVIRLKARMQEMKEKDLKCLGNVDTNSHMCKVCFELPTAAILLPCRHFCLCKSCSLACSECPICRTKIVDRLFAFTS
- the LOC101212819 gene encoding kinesin-like protein KIN-7D, mitochondrial isoform X2 gives rise to the protein MASSSRTHSSSPYSNRKSTSSSYCSSPSPSSFTNGKMIPRSCSTSASSHYGNSGGCGSRSMVPGRGGSDSMQYGGGGYGGDCSPVGFISDDLIAEPVDELRNGDSISVTIRFRPLSEREFLKGDEIAWYADGDKIVRNEYNPATAYGFDRVFGPDTISPEVYEVAAKPVVKSAMEGVNGTVFAYGVTSSGKTHTMHGDQNSPGIIPLAIKDVFSIIQDSPGREFLLRVSYLEIYNEVINDLLDPTGQNLRVREDAQGTYVEGIKEEVVLSPGHALSFIAAGEEHRHVGSNNFNLFSSRSHTIFTLMIESSARGDEYDGVIFSQLNLIDLAGSESSKTETTGLRRKEGAYINKSLLTLGTVIGKLSEGKASHVPYRDSKLTRLLQSSLSGHGHVSLICTVTPASSNMEETHNTLKFASRAKRVEIYASRNKIIDEKSLIKKYQREISTLKQELDQLKRGMLAGVNHEEIMNLRQQLEEGQVKMQSRLEEEEEAKVALMSRIQRLTKLILVSSKNSIPGCLSDVPSHQRNKSSFDDAEVSQGLHSESENHNDPSSIVHSDVSSQLNGEPLPADSAVIGSTNDEMTLSDQMDLLGEQVKMLAGEIAFKTSTLKRLVEQSVDDPDGSKVQIQNLEQEIQEKKMQMMALEKRISEGGESSISSASMAEIQQTVTRLMTQCSEKDFELEIKTADNRVLQEQLQNKCAENRELQDKVELLEHQLASVTSNKLTCSPENCCQEKYIEEFKKKIQSQEIENEKLKLESVHFSEEISGLHVQNQKLAEEASYAKELASAAAVELKNLAAEVTKLSLQNAKLEKELISTRELAHSKTTQNNHNGNRKYNDFSRPGRKGRLSGWSNDVSAATSGDFESWNLDPDDLKMELHARKQREEALEAVLAEKEILEDDYRKKMEEAKKREAALENDLANMWVLVAKLKKEGGGGAISDVKTDARQNSETENVIDTKTDDNETVTIFKEDADPVDDPKKPEETREEEPLVIRLKARMQEMKEKDLKCLGNVDTNSHMCKVCFELPTAAILLPCRHFCLCKSCSLACSECPICRTKIVDRLFAFTS